GACGGTGGGTTTGTTCTAGGAACGGTCGGGAGAGCCCCTCATCCCCAGCCCTTCTCCCCGCAAGCGGGGAGAAGGGAGCCAGAGTAAGTTGCGTGGCGATCGCAAGCGGGGCGAAGGGAGCTTGGGGAAGAGATGGCGACCGCACGCGGTGCGAAGGGAGCCTGGGTATGAGATTGCAACCGCCAGCGCAGGTAGGGTGTGGCGATCGCAGGCGGGGCGATGGGAGCCAGGGTAAAAGATGGTGATCGCGTTCGGTATAAACGTCCCGTTTGCGATTTAGTTGGTTTACTTGGTCTCGTCGAACGCAATCGGATAGGGCATCGGTTTTTCCCAGTGGTGGCGGTAGCCGTCGTGGATCCCTGGGCCGTTGACTCGGGCGACTTCAAAGACGGTTGCTCCTCCGCGTGTGGCTTGAAGCTCATATCCGGTGAGTCGCGATATGCCGCATCGGAAACTTAGGCTGCCATTTTGGCGAATGACTTCGACGATCACGATCGCTTCCGGGTTGGTCCCTTGCGCAAACCCAAAGATCGCGCCATCGATCACCCCCGCTGATTCAGACGAGTACCGATACAGCGGGCGCGGCATGAGTCTGAGTTGATAAAGCTCGCCTTCGTCTTCTCCCCAGCGATCGGTGATCGTGAATTCTTCGGCAAGCTTTCGCATCTCGATAAGACGCCCTGTCGCAGGAAGTTTTAAGCGGGGAGTCTCGTTGACAGCGATCTCTTTAAAATCGGGCTGTTGTGGCATCCATGTTGACCGATTGGGATGCGTCAGTACCAGGTTCGGAGCAAGGACAACGGTCGATTCGACGTAGTGTTTCTTTCTGTCGTTGATGTGGCATTTCGAGATCGCTGCGGGCCGGTCGTCGATCGTCCACAAAAAGACACCACCATTGGCGCCACTGATCGGGTTCACCCAACGAATGATCGGCTCGGTCCGCAGCGAACAAGAGACGCGGTCCTCTTTGCGAGTCAGCTGGTGAGCTTGCTGACGTTTGACCAGGTATGTGAGGTGCTGATCTGGCTTTGCCGGTTCTTCGGCCGACATTGCGTTTGGCAGAGCAAGCCCGATCATCAATAGCAACGCTGCCGATTGATACATGGTGCATCGACTTCGCATGATCCTAAACGCCTCTTTGGAGTTTCTCTTTAATATAAGACGTTGTGTCTTACTTGCAAGCTTTTGGGCATTCGGCAGGCAAGTAGAAGTTCGCCGCATGACGCCGATACGTTGTATCGGATCGACACATGAAGTTCGCGTGGTCTAGCGACCGAACCAGCTCAGTAGCAACGCGAGGGCGATTGCGATTGAGCTGACGGTAATGGCGGCATCAAACTTTTTGATCTCTAGCGACTTCGCTTTCTTTTGCTCTTTGTCAGCGCCGCTGGGATTCAGTTCGACGCTATTCCGACCATACAGGCCGATGCAGATCGTGAGGCCACCTATGATAAGGGCATGCGAAGGACGCATGAAAAACAATATCGCGAGGCAGCTTAGGAACAACGACAGATTTGGAAGCGGATTGGAATACAGATTCTGGAATGTCTTTGTCAGGTCATCCAATTCCGAGGGACCTTGTTTAACCCGTGGTGGCGGTTTGGGGCGGAAAGCCATCGGGGCTTCGGAGAGGGCACGACACGCGGGACACTGGATGACACGGCCCGATGCATAGTCGGGAACTTCCAGTGGTTCATGGCATCGCGGGCATGCAATTCGTATCGCCAAAATCGCTCGTCCTTTAACGGCTTGGTTTAAAGAGGGAGACAAACAACAGAAGACTTAGGATCATCACCATCCAGCCTGCACCGATGCCGTAGGTCACCCATTCTGATTCCCAGTACTGACCGGGATGGGCTTTGCGGAACAGAAAAAAACGAAGGATTCCTCCGACCCCGATTCCCGCGATCATGAGCCAGATCGTTCCGAAGATTACCCAGCTGATCGCAAGGTTGATAAGTCGAAAAAAGGAGGATACGGAGTGTGATAGCGGAGGTGGTTGCTGTGGTGGAGGTCGGCGTCGTGGAGGGACACGGGGAGGCGTCTTTCGTTTTTGCGGACGTACTTCGTCTGCTGAGGTGAGCAAGATTGCTTCTTTGACATTGTTATCGCGAAGTGATCGAGCAAGGATCGGTGCTCCCGGCAGATTGTATTTCATACCGCAATACGGGCACTTGAACTTCGTGCGTCGCTCGTTCGCGGTTAGCACTCCGCCGCATTTGCCACAAATATCTGCTTCCATACCGGTCAAAGGAACTTTCTGATTTAGCTAAAGAGGTGGTGAAGGTGCACTGCGGGTGTTTGATTTTCAGCGGCACAGTTTAGCACGACTTATCAAGCCGTCCGCCGCCACACAAAAGATAATTCGCATCGCTGGTGGCAAGCGTCACTTTTTACTATCGGCAGCAAATGTCCGCCAATCGGGCGGAAAAAGATACGAAGTCTTGATGACAAAGCTTCACGTATCGACGCAGATGCACTCGCCAGTGACCGGTATGAATGGCGAATGTGGAAAGCCAGGCGATGCGGTAGGTCAAATTCGCAAATGTTACGATTGCGTTTCTACGCGAGTTCCGCGAGTTCTAGGAGTTCTAGGAGTTTCGCCGATTCTTATCACCTCGGTGACATTTCGCGGCAGTGAAGATCGTCTGATTTCAGATCTGCGAATACAGAGCTTTGCGACTTTCACTAGGCATCAATCCGATACCCGTCATCGGGGTTTATTCGGGGTGGAGTAATCTTTCCACGGTCGAAAGCAATACCTTCGAGCTGATTGGTTTAGTTAAGTATTCGTCAAAGCCGAGTGAGATCAATTTGCGCCGAGTGCCCTTCATCGCGTCTGCCGTCAACGCGATCACCGGCAGTTCCAAATCGCGATTGCGAATTTCTTCGATCGCTTGCATCCCGTTCAGAATTGGCATTTGGATATCCATCAAGACCAAGTTGAACGGTTGACCCGTTTGGTGAGACTCAATGACTTTGTCGACGGCTTGTCGGCCGTTTTCCGCTGTTTCGATCAAGCAGCCTGCTTTGCTTAGAAAGTGTTGTGCGATGTAGCGAATGTCGCGACGGTCATCGGCAATGAGGATTCGGGATCCGGCGATGGAGCGGTCGTCGGATGATTGGTGTTGCGGCAACGGATCCGTTTCGCGGCGTTCACCCAGTTTCAGATCTTTAAGCTCCGTGGCCGGGTCGACCGGCAGGGTGACTCGAAAGCTACTGCCTTCGCCTTCTCGGGACTCGACTTCGATCGTTCCGGAAAGGGCTTTTGCCAGTCTTTGGCAGATGCTTAATCCCAGTCCTGTGCCACCGAATCGTTGGTGAATCGTTTGGCTGGCTTGGGTGAAGGGTTCGAAGAGGCGATCAACCTGTTCTTGTGACATGCCAATGCCATCGTCGGAGACTTCGAATTCCATCCATTGACCGTCGTCTCGCTGGTGGTGCCGAACAACAACCTTGGCATGTCCACCGGCAGCAAACTTGATCGAGTTGCTGGTCAGGTTGATCAGGATTTGGCGAAGGCGAGCCGGGTCTGTGTTGAGTGATTCTGGTAGTGGGTTTTCCAGTTCAACTTTCAATTCGGTTTCAAACTCGATGGCTCGCATTTGCATCGTCTGTTCGATATCGGTCAAGAACTCATCAAGACGAATGACCATCGGGTCGGTGGAGAACTTTCCAGATTCGATTCGTGAAAGGTCGAGCACGTCGTTGAGCAAGCGAAGGAGGTATTCGCCATTTCGTTTGATCGTCGCAAGCTTATCGCGGACTTCTTCGTTTTCAATTTCCTCGTCAACGATCTGCGTGAAGCCGAGAATCGCGGATAGAGGCGTTCTTAATTCGTGGGACATGTTGGCAAGGAAACGCGATTTCGCAGCGTTGGCCGCATCGGCTTCACGTTGCATATGACGAAGTCGGCGTTCTTCTTCGCGACGTTTGGTGATGTCAACGAAGGTAACGACGGCGCCAATCGAGATGCCCTTTTCGATAAGAGGGTGAATCCAGTACTCGACCGGGAATGAGGTTCCGTCGGCACGCCAAAAGACCTGATCTGAATCGGCATGATCCGATTCAGACTGCCGCAGCGCCCGATGCATCATGCTGTCTTCGCGATTGATCGTATCACCCTCGATCGACGTATGATGGATCGCATCGTGGATGTCCTTTCCGATCAATTCTTCTGCATCCGAATATCCGAGCATCCGCACACAGGTTTGGTTGCAGAACGTACAGGTTCCTTGCTGATCCATACCGAAGATTCCTTCGGCGGTGGAGTTGAGCAACAGGCGAGTCATTCGTTCGTTGCGTTCGAGTGCCAAGCTGGCTTCGATTCGTTCGGTGACATCCGTTTGGATGCCAACATAGGCAATCGTCTCGCCAGCGTTGTCTTTTACTGGAGTGATATGCAGGTCATTCCAGAACGGCTCGCCATTTTTTCGGTGGTTGCGGATGGTGGTTCGGCAAGACTGGTGATTTTTGATCGAAGTTCGCAGCTTTTGAACGTCATCGGGATCGGTTTCGGCGCCTTGCATCAGGCGGCAGTTGCGTCCCAGAATCTCGTCAACGGAATAGCCGGTAATTTTTTCGAAGCCGGTATTTGCGAAAGTGATGGGGTTGTCATCTTTGGTCGGATCCGAGATCACCACACCTGTTTCAACAGTTTCGATGGCCTGTTCGAGTAGTCGACGTCGTGATTCGGCTTGTTTTCTTTCCGTGATGTCTCGGATTGCGGCAAACAGAAATCCTTTTTCTCGCAGCGTCACATAGGTCAGGGCAATTTCGACCGGGACGATTGAGTCCTCTATTGTTTGGAGGGTTGTTTCGTAGATCAGTCCGCCTTTGTTACGTGCTTCGCTGAAGGCCTCGCCGAATCCGATCTGGTCCAGTTGGTTGTCAATTTTCAGAATTGATGAATGGACCGTGTCCTCAACAGTGGTGTTTAACAGCTTCGCGAGTTGCTCATTCGCATAGGTGATTTGGCCTTGTTCGTCGATCAACGCTTGTGCGTCAATGCTCGCATCCGCCATGAACTTGAATTGTTCAAGGTCGGCTTCGGTTTCCTTGCGTGAGCTGATGTCGACAAGTGAGATTACAACACCGTCGACTTCTGATCCCGTCCAATACGGAATCGCGCGAGTAAAGTAGACCTTGTCAGCGATCGTGACTTCCCATTCGATCTCGCGTCGCTCATCGAGTACCGTATTCACTTGCTGAATGAACGTGTCGTCTGCGACTCGGGCGAGGAAATTTTCGATCTTTCGCCCGATGTCTTGGCTTTCCAGATAAAGCAGTTTTCCGAATGCAGGGGTGTATCTGCGGATTTGCAATTCTCGGTCAAGAAACAGCACCCCGACATGCGTTGTGGCCAGAAGGTTTTGCATGTCCGTGTTGGATTCATCAAGCTCTTTGACTCGCTTTTGATGTTCCGCGTTGACGGTATAGAGTTCCTCGTTGACGCTATGCAGTTCTTCGTTGGTGCTGGTTAATTCCTCGTTGGCTGCGACCATTTCTTCATTGGTCGCTTGGAGCTCTTCGTTCGACGTTTCAAGTTCTTCGATCGTCGCTTGCAAGTTTTGCTGGGTGTAGGACAGGTCCTGTTCGAGCGTTTCGATTCTGGCAGCGGCGACCGTTCCGATATCAACGTTGTGGTACTCGGCTTCGGTGTAGGACGTTGCCGCCGCCTGCATGTCTTCGAATTGGACGAGTAAATAGAGCCGTCCGTTCGATTCCAGCTTAATCGGTTCGACGATTAGACGAACTTCGCGAGAGGGATCTGAAGGATGGGGCAGACCGCTGTAACGCACCGGTTCGCCACCACGCAAGGTGTGCTGAATTGCGGCGGAGAGCGAATTGCGTGCTGCCGGGTAAATCATTTCCAGAACGTTCGTCGTCGGTCGCCCAATGACGACTTTCAGGAATGGCTCTGATCCGGCAAATGTATGAAGCACCTGATTGTTTTCGTCGATCAGGATGCTGGGCGGCATGACCTTGCCAAGCAAGGTGTCGTAAAGCGATGGAAGGATGTCATTGCGTGTTTCGACTTGCTGTTCGCTTTGAAAAAACGGACTGACGCCACGTCGCTCGTGGCGACGAGCGATCGGCATGCGAACTTCAGTAGGCAATCGAAGATCGCGCCGCTTGCGATAGATCTTGTGACCTTTTTGCAATGAATCAAATTCATCTGCTAAGTCACCAGGCGATTCGCTCGGGCCAAGAAATAGGATTCCCTGAGTGCAGAGCGCGAAGTGCAGCAGCGATAACGCTTTTCGCTGTGTCGTCGGTTGCAAGTAAATCAGCAAATTGCGACACGTGACCAGATGCATTTGTGTGAATGGCGGGTCGCTGACGACGTTGTGCGGTGCGAAAACGATGTGCCTTCGAAGCTCCGGTGTGACATAGAATCCGTCGCGCCGCTTTCTGAAGTACTTCGCCCTATATCTTTCGGGAAGCGTTTCGATTTTCTTTGCGTCGTAGATCCCTGCGGCAGCGAACTGTAGCGACTCTTGGTGTGCGTCGGTCGCAAAGATTTTGAAGTTCGGTTGTCGGCCAGCTCGCTCGTAGGCTTCGTTTAAAAGGATCGCGATCGAGTAAGCTTCTTCGCCGGAGGCGCAGCCACAAACCCACGCTCTAAA
The Stieleria sp. JC731 genome window above contains:
- a CDS encoding chemotaxis protein CheB; this translates as MPKQSIFATSDDHSRTSAGATQESKEHIDVSSSTDEASESGSSSADTSSSTDEDCEDSDDACQHHIVAIGASAGGLEALESFFKSAATDAGISYVVIQHLSPDFESHMDSLLGRMTDLPVKVVKDRMPVEPNHIYLIPAKTEMIVSEGKLLLTERPSDRIVNHPIDLFFRSLAQDIGRYSIGVIMSGTGSDGSKGVREISEVGGLVISQDPSTCKFDSMPLNAQETGCVDLILPPDTIPNAIVRYVANGEPVEQLREQFQHQDDTSGLDHVFHLLQTAHDIDFSSYKPGTVHRRIQRRMEMLDISDLSQYVTYLRENGNEVNDLYKDLLIGVTRFFRDTESFELLTTHAFPKLIEQIEDSEFRAWVCGCASGEEAYSIAILLNEAYERAGRQPNFKIFATDAHQESLQFAAAGIYDAKKIETLPERYRAKYFRKRRDGFYVTPELRRHIVFAPHNVVSDPPFTQMHLVTCRNLLIYLQPTTQRKALSLLHFALCTQGILFLGPSESPGDLADEFDSLQKGHKIYRKRRDLRLPTEVRMPIARRHERRGVSPFFQSEQQVETRNDILPSLYDTLLGKVMPPSILIDENNQVLHTFAGSEPFLKVVIGRPTTNVLEMIYPAARNSLSAAIQHTLRGGEPVRYSGLPHPSDPSREVRLIVEPIKLESNGRLYLLVQFEDMQAAATSYTEAEYHNVDIGTVAAARIETLEQDLSYTQQNLQATIEELETSNEELQATNEEMVAANEELTSTNEELHSVNEELYTVNAEHQKRVKELDESNTDMQNLLATTHVGVLFLDRELQIRRYTPAFGKLLYLESQDIGRKIENFLARVADDTFIQQVNTVLDERREIEWEVTIADKVYFTRAIPYWTGSEVDGVVISLVDISSRKETEADLEQFKFMADASIDAQALIDEQGQITYANEQLAKLLNTTVEDTVHSSILKIDNQLDQIGFGEAFSEARNKGGLIYETTLQTIEDSIVPVEIALTYVTLREKGFLFAAIRDITERKQAESRRRLLEQAIETVETGVVISDPTKDDNPITFANTGFEKITGYSVDEILGRNCRLMQGAETDPDDVQKLRTSIKNHQSCRTTIRNHRKNGEPFWNDLHITPVKDNAGETIAYVGIQTDVTERIEASLALERNERMTRLLLNSTAEGIFGMDQQGTCTFCNQTCVRMLGYSDAEELIGKDIHDAIHHTSIEGDTINREDSMMHRALRQSESDHADSDQVFWRADGTSFPVEYWIHPLIEKGISIGAVVTFVDITKRREEERRLRHMQREADAANAAKSRFLANMSHELRTPLSAILGFTQIVDEEIENEEVRDKLATIKRNGEYLLRLLNDVLDLSRIESGKFSTDPMVIRLDEFLTDIEQTMQMRAIEFETELKVELENPLPESLNTDPARLRQILINLTSNSIKFAAGGHAKVVVRHHQRDDGQWMEFEVSDDGIGMSQEQVDRLFEPFTQASQTIHQRFGGTGLGLSICQRLAKALSGTIEVESREGEGSSFRVTLPVDPATELKDLKLGERRETDPLPQHQSSDDRSIAGSRILIADDRRDIRYIAQHFLSKAGCLIETAENGRQAVDKVIESHQTGQPFNLVLMDIQMPILNGMQAIEEIRNRDLELPVIALTADAMKGTRRKLISLGFDEYLTKPISSKVLLSTVERLLHPE